The sequence CGACCGCATACTTTCCGGCATCGTTTATCGGGCTCACCTTCGACTGCCAGCTTCTCCCAAAGCGCTCGTTGAGCTCTTTGGGGGAGCGGTAGTTCAAAAGAGCCATTCTTCTGGCAAGTGCCAAGCCCTTATGGGGGCCAAAGCCCGGCTTGGCCTGGTAGTAGTGCCCGTCCTTGAAATTCGCATCCGATCTAATTGCCTCTAGCTGAACTGTGTTGAGCGCAATCTGGTCAGCCGTTGCATAGGGCGGAGCCGCAAGAATTGCCAGCCTCCCAAGCGAGTCGGGGTTAGTGATCGCCATTTCTAGAGCGTGCATGCCCGCCATCGATCCTCCGATAATGGCAAACCACTTACTGATTCCCAATTGATTTCCAAGCTCCACAAAAGCATCCGCCTGATCACGAATCGTGAGCCATGGAAAATCGGAGCCGTATTCAATCCCCTTTGGGTTCAAAGATGCGGGCCCGGTGGAACCCTGGCAGCCACCCAAAACATTTGGCGTGATTACAAAAAACCGATCGGTGTCAACCGCCAGCCCCGGGCCAATGAGGCCATTCCACCAACCCGATGTTAGGTGTCCTGGGCCAGAATTCCCTGAGGTGTGACTGTCTCCGGTGAGGGCGTGCAACACTAAAACCGCATTTGATTTATCCGCGTTTAGCTCACCCCAGCTTTCATAGGCCAGTCGCGCTCTTTGAAGCACTTGGCCTGATTCGAGCCTGATGTCAAACGCCTCGGAGAACTTGCGATTGCCTAATTCATCCCCAGCCATAAAGGCTCCGGAGGCCGGAGGCCTTCCAACCAGCTGACGACGCTGCTCCTCGGTAATAAATTCCGAGGGAGCAGAGTCTTCAGATAACTGGAAATCCATTACTTGGCAGCCGCAAAACCCTTCTGCAGATCAATAATTAGATCGTCATAGGTTTCGAGGCCAACCGAAAGCCTGACCATGCCGGTTGTTACACCGGCTGAGGCAAGATCCTCGGGTGAAAGCTGAGAGTGAGTGGTCGAAGCGGGGTGAATTACCAGTGAGCGAACGTCGCCGATGTTGGCAACGTGACTGAACAGCTCCAGTCCTTCGACGAACTTGATTCCGGACTCTACGCCGCCGGCGATTTCGAACGAGACAATGGCACCGGCACCCTTTGGGGAGTAGAGCTTTTGGGCCTCGTGGTAGGGGCTTGATTCAAGCCCTGCGAAGTTGACGCTCAAAACCTGCGGCTGAGCTTCGAGCCACTTGGCAACTTTGGTCGCGTTTTCTACGTGACGCTCCATTCTGAGGCTCAAAGTCTCGATGCCCTGAATCAGCGAGAAGGCCGTGTCAGGCGAAACCGCAGCACCAATATCGCGCAGTAGTTGCACGCGGGCCTTGATTATGTAGGCAATTCCATCGCCTAGGGCCTCGGTGTAGACCACGCCATGGTAGCTGGGGTCTGGCTTGGTGAGTCCTGGGAACTTATCGGATTTTGACCATTCGAATTTGCCACCATCAACAATGGCGCCAGCCACTACTGTGCCGTGGCCACCCAAGAACTTTGTGGCCGAGTGCACGACGATATCGGCGCCGAACTCGAAGGGCTTCACCAAATAGGGGGTAGCCACAGTGTTATCAACTATTAGCGGCACTCCGTTTTTATGAGCCAGATCCGCAACCTTGCGAATGTCGAGGATTGAGACCTTTGGGTTTCCGATGGTCTCTGCGAAAAACAACTTGGTGTTTGGCCGAACTGCTGCTTGCCACTGAGCCGCGTCATCCTGGTCTGTGACAAAAGTGGCCTCGATGCCGATTTTCTTCAAGGTGTATTTGAAAAGGTTGTAGGTGCCGCCATACAGCTGGGCGCTTGCCACGATGTGATCGCCGGCTTCTGCAATATTCAGAACTGCAAAGGTGGTGGCGGACTGGCCCGATGCTAGCAAGAGTGCTGCGGTGCCGCCTTCTAGAGCCGCAATGCGCTTCTCAGCGACATCCTGAGTCGGGTTCATGATGCGGGTGTAAATGTTTCCAAATTCGGCCAGACCGAATAGTTTCCTGGCGTGCTCAGCAGAGTTGAATGTGTAGGCGGTGGTCTTGTAGATCGGAACCGCTCTGGCGTTGGTGGCGGGGTCACTAACTGCGCCAGCGTGAATCTGAGTAGTCTCAAAACCCCAGTTTGGGTTAGTAGTCATTGTTTTATCCTCGTGTTTTGGTGGAAATCTCTTAGGTGGCTATGAATAAAGTAACTGCGAATACCCCAACTATGAACTAGTGAGGCGCAAGGGTCAATTCATTCGGTAACTAGACGTAACTTTATCTCAGATGCGCAAGCGCCAAACCTGCTAGCAGGCTTGCGCAAAGGGGCAGCACCGAGTCGTCAAACTGAGCTCTAGTGCTGTGGTTTGTGGGGGCGGTATCGGGGTCGATCTCTGGCGGACAAGCCCCAACAAAAACAAAGGCCCCGGGCACCTGATGCACAATAGAAGCGAAATCCTCACCGCCGGCCATCGGGGTCGGCATTGTTGAATAACTGGATTCACCCACAAGTTCTTTGGCCACCTGCTCTACAACCTCTATGGCTTTGGGGTCATTCATCAAAACTTTTGTGGCCCTAGAGAATTCGAGCGTTGCGGTCACGCCATAATTTTTGGCAATCGAGTGAATTAGCTCGGGGGCCAATTGGTGAAGCAGCTGAGTGTTTCGCTCGGAGAAGGTCCGCACTGTCGCACCAAAACTTGCGGTATCCGGAATCACGTTGGTGGTAGCAGTATCTCCCGCTCGAATCCAGCCGACGTTGAGGATAACCGGATCAAATTGATCAAAACGCTTATTTAGCATCACCTGAAGTGCGGAAATGGCTTCCACCATCGGGGTTACCGGATCTTTTGAAAGCCAGGGCATCGAGCCGTGGCCGCCAGCACCAAAAAATGTTACGTTCAAATCTCCGGCGCTCGCCATCATCGGCCCAGCCTTGGAGGTTACGACCCCAAGCGGTAGTGAGGTGAAAACATGCAGACCGTAGGCTGCAATTGGGCGCTCGCCACTTAGCTCCAAGAACCCCTCTTCAATCATGATGTCGGCTCCATGGTGACCCTCTTCGCCGGGTTGAAACCAAATTAGGACATTGCCCTTCAGGTTTTCTCTTTCCTCAAATAACAGCCGCGCTGCCCCAACGGCGGCGGCCATGTGGAGATCGTGACCACAGGCGTGCATAAAGCCATTGGTGGATGCAAACGCAAGCCCGGTTTCTTCTTTTACGCTCAAAGCATCCATGTCGGCGCGCAGCAGAATTGTTGGCCCAGGTTTACCACCTCGAATCAAAAGCCCAATCGAATTTAGGCCCTTACCGAGGGTTATCTCACCCAGATCCCCCACTGCTTCTAGAAGACGAGCCTGAGTTTTGGGCAATCTAAGGGCAAACTCGGGTATCTGGTGCAACTGTCTTCGGAGCTCGACTAGCTCTTCTTTTAGGGTTTGGGCTCTTAGCAGCAGCTCTTGACTTGTGGGCATTTGGGCTCCCTTTCGCGTCTAATAATCTTTGCACTTTTACTATTGAGACATGTTCTTCAATCAAATGCACATTCGTTGGCAGGAATTACTGGCTCCGCAAGCTGAGTTACTTGCGGAGATTGAAGCCAGGGTGATGGCCGATTTAGACTCAATTCCTCAGGCCAAGCTCGTCATGAGGGCTTTCGAGCTGCCGCCAGAGGATTACCGAGTACTGATTGTTGGTCAGGATCCATACCCCAATCCACTCCACGCAACGGGCTTGGCTTTTGTAGTTCCGCCCGGCACTCACCCGCTACCACCAACCCTGGCAAACATATTTCGGGAGCTCAGAAGCGATTTGGGGGAGTTTATGGTCAAAACCGGTGATATCTCCCCCTGGGCCAATCGGGGAGTGATGCTACTGAATCGGCATTTAACCACCAAGGGTCAAAACTCCGCGGGCCACTTATTATTCGGCTGGGATAAGTTCACCACTTCGGCCGTGTCAGCGCTAGAAAGCGTCCGCGGCGAGAAACTGGTAGCAATTCTTTGGGGCCTTCGGGCTCAACAACTAAAGCCGCAATTATCCAATTCAACGCTGTTGCAAAGTGCGCACCCTTCACCACTTTCGAGCTACCGAGGGTTTTTTGGTTCAAAACCTTTTTCTAAAACCAATCGGGCTTTGATTCAGATGGGAGAAGCCCCCATCGATTGGAGCGCTTAGTCAGATGGCAGCTAGCTCTTGGCTACCTTTATCTCGCGCATTCTAGAATTTAGGATCTCAAGGGCATTAGAACCTAGGCCCTGGCTGGTAATCAAAACATCGGCTGCCTCGAAGCTTGCGAAAGATGAAAAGCCTCGGATTCCCCACTTGGTGTGATCTGCCATTATCACTTTCAAGCTGGCGTGCCGCATTACTTCGCGGTTGGTTTCTGACTCCACCAGGTTGGGAGAGGAAAAACCGAACTCGCTATCGATTCCGTGGGTCCCCATGAAGACTATGTCTAGGTTAAATCTCGCAAATACCTCGGCGGTCAAGTTCCCGACCAAAGAATCTGTGGGGGTTCTAACCCCTCCGGCCAAAACTACTATTTGGTCTGACTTGGGGCTTTGAGCAAAAAGGTCAGAGATCGGCACCGAGTTGGTCACGATGGTGAGTGAGGGCATATCAACCAGCTTCTTGGCCAGAGCATAGACCGAGCTGCCGCCCATCAGTGCGATGGCCTGACCGGGCCGAATCATCGAACTTGCAATATCGGCCATGGCCTCTTTCGCCAGCTGTTCTTTTTTGGAATTAATCGAAAAAGGTGGCTCGAGGGTGGATGAAAGCGAGTTCGCAGTTACGCCTCCGTGGACCTTATCCACCAGTCCTTGTTCGGCGAGTGACTCTACATCGCGCCGAATGGTTACCTCGGATACTGCAAGGGCTGCCGCTAAATCTGAAATGCGGGAAGCGCCCAGCGTCCCGACCTCTTCCAAGATGCGTTTTTTCCGTTGCGCAGCTAGCAAATCTTCCCCTCAGCCTCATCAATGATTCAAGATTATGGCTAATTAGTGTTTCTTTTTCATTTCCAACTAACAAAATGATTTCTTTTGTCGTTTTTAGTTCGAAATCTTTGGTTTGAAGATAGATTCATAAGCACAAATCGTAGAACGCAAACTTGCCCTGCTTGTTGGGCCAAAAGACCCCTAATACAAGAAAACAATTTTCAATAAGCGTTAGGAATAACCCTTTCGGGTAACCCAAGAAGAAGGTTCGAATTGCCAGAGCAAGATTTTCACCACCTGCGCCAAGATGGCGTGAGTTTACTGCTTGACCTTTCTGGTCAAACCGTGCAGCTCATGCACTATGGCAAAGCGCTTGGTCAAATCGAGTCGATAAAAGATTGGCAACTTAGCCAGCAGGAGCCGGTTGCCCACGGTGAGTTAGACGAGCCAATTTGGCCGGGACTTTACCGTGAGAATTCAAGGGGAAACATTGGTCGTCCCGCCTTATTGGGACACCGCTCCGGCCTCGATTGGTCACCGAAGTTCCTCTTGATTAACGTTGACAAAGCTGAAACCTTTCTAACCGCTGTTTCGCAAGACGCTCAGGCGGGTCTTGAAATAACCAGCAAGTTTGAGTTTGTTGGAGCCGGGGTTTTGGAGATCTCCCAGACCCTAAAAAACATCGGGGCTGCTGATTATTCGCTGGATGATCTGAGCGTCATCTTGCCACTTCCAGACCAGGTTTCTGAGTCGATGGATTTTGCCGGCAGATGGGTCAAGGAGCGCCAACCGCAGCGCAGGCAGATTCAGCCCGGGATGCAGGTGCGCGAGGTGCGCGAGGGTAGATCCAGTCACGACTACACAATTATTCAAATGGCGATGACCAAAGGCGCCAATTACCAGCAGGGTGAAATTTGGTCACTCGGGTTGATGTTCTCTGGTAATTCTCGGCACTTTATCGAGCGTCAGCAATCCGGCCGCAGTTTCATTGCCGCGGGGGAACTGCTACTTCCCGGTGAGGTGATTCTGAAACCCGGCGAGAGTTATGCTGCACCAAGTGTTGCCGCCAGCTATTCCGCAAATGGTTTTGATGAACTGACAAACCGACACTACGACTGGCTTCGCTCGAGGCCAAACCACCCTAAAAGAGCGAGGCCGCTAACCCTAAATGTTTGGGAGGCGGTCTATTTTGACCACAACCTAGAAAAGCTCTCGGAGCTTGCGGATGTGGCCAAGGAAATTGGCGTGGAGCGCTTTGTGCTTGACGATGGTTGGTTTGGATCGAGACGCAACGACACCCTCGGGTTAGGTGACTGGGTCGTATCTAGCGAGGTTTGGCCAAATGGCCTTGGCCCGCTCATTGAAAAAGTAAAAAGCTGCGGCATGGAGTTTGGTCTTTGGTTTGAGGGCGAGATGGTGAACCCGGATTCTGATGTCTACCGGGCGCACCCGGATTGGATTCTCAAAATTGGTGACCGAGTGCCGCCTCTGGGTAGGTTGCAACACGTTTTGGATATCACAAACCCCGATGCCTATCAGCACGTTCTAAACCAGACCGATGCGGTTTTGAAGCAATACGAAATTTCTTATATCAAATGGGATCACAATAAATTTCTCATCGAACCTGGCCACCAGGGCAAAGCCGCGGTTCGAAACCAGACATTGGCTATCTACCGACTCTTCGATGAGCTCAAAGCAAGGCACCCCGGCTTGGAAATTGAAAGCTGCTCTTCTGGAGGCGGCAGGGTCGATCTTGGGATGGTGGGCCACGCCGACAGGTTCTGGACTTCGGATTGCAATGACGCCTTGGAGCGGCAGTACATTCAGCGCTACACCCAGTTCGCAATACCGCCGGAACTACTTGGAAGCCATATTGGCCCAACCCACTCCCACACCACCGGTAGGATCCACGACTTATCTTTCAGGGCAATTACCGCGCTGTTTGGTCACGCGGGACTCGAGTGGGATTTGACCGAGACCACCGCCGAGGAACTTAAAGTTCTAAAGACTTGGGCTAGCTACTACAAAGCCAATCGCGAACTATTGCACACCGGCAAAATGGTCCGGGTCGACCAGCAAGACGATGCGGTGTTTGTGCATGGAGTCGTTTCTAAAGACAAGACAAGGGCCATCTTTGCCTGGGTAACCCTGTCGGGTCAGGCTGGATCGCGTCCCAACGCAATTCGGTTCGAGGGCCTGGAGAACGACAAGAATTATCGGCTAAAAGCCGTCTACCCAGCCGGGGAACCGCGCTGGCAGCAGCGGGCTGCGCCCAGCTGGCTTTTGGGCGTCACCCTCTCGGGCGCAGCCCTAAGCGGCACGGGTGTGAGAGCACCAATTGTTTACCCAGAACAGGCACTACTAATAGAAATAGAGGCAATCTAATGCTCGATCACTCCAAGCTATATTTTGGCGGCGACTACAACCCTGAGCAGTGGCCCAAAGAGGTGTGGGCAGAGGATATCGCGCTCATGCAAAAGGCCAATGTTAACTTGGTTTCGTTGGGGATTTTCTCCTGGGCAAAAATTGAGCAATCCGAAGGGGTCTATACCTTTGATTGGCTGGATGAAATTATGGACCTGCTAGATCAAGGCGGCATTGCGGTGGACATGGCCACAGCGACCGCCTCACCACCGGCCTGGCTCACTCTCAAGTACCCAAGCGTTTTGCCAATCAACTTTGATGGTGTGCAGCTTTCTCATGGAGGGCGGCAGCAATATTGCGCCGCATCATCGATCTATCGGGAAAAAGCGGCAGCTTTGGTTGAGCAAATCGCCAAGCGTTACGCCAAGCACCCTGCCATCAAGATGTGGCACGTGAACAACGAATATGGTTGCCATGCCCCTTATTGCTATTGCGATGAGTCCCGTAAATCATTTGTTAATTGGCTAAAGAATCATTACGCATCGATTGAAGAGCTGAACACCTCTTGGGGGACGGACTTTTGGTCGCAGCGCTATTACAGCTGGGAAGAGATTGTGGTTCCAAAGCGCACCCCGGATGGCACCCATCCAAACCCGGGTCAACAGATTGATTTTAAGCGCTTTAGTAATGATGTCACCCTGGAGCTTTTCAAAATGGAGCGCGACATTATCAAAAAATATGACCCAATCAAACCGGTCACCACCAACTTTATGTCCATGAAGTTCACCTATGCGATGGACTATTTTGCCTGGGCCAAAGAGGTGGATTTTGTCTCTACCGATCACTACTTGGCTCAGCACGATATCGAAAATCACATCGATTTGGCGCAAATGGCGGACCTTACCCGAGCCTTTGCAAAAGGTAAGCAGTGGCTTTTGATGGAACACAGCTCTTCGGCAGTGAACTGGCAGCCAAAAAACTACGCGAAGATTCCGGGCCAAGAAATTAGAAACTCCCTTAGCTTTGTCTCTCGAGGATCCCAGGGTTCAATGTATTTCCAGTGGCGTCAATCACAAGCCGGCTCCGAGCGCATGCACTCCTCAATGCTCCCGCACGCTGGTGAAGACACCCGCGTGTTCCGCGAGGTAGCAGAGCTTGGCGCAATCTTGGCCGCTCATCCTGAAATCAGTTCCTATGAAACCGATAAGGCAGCGGTCGCCATGGTGTTTGACTACGAGCAAATTTGGGCGATGATGCAGGCAAATATGCCAACCGATGACCTGAGCTACCCCGACACGGTAGCAAGCTGGTACCGAGCGCTATATAAGGAGGGCATCAAGGTTGACTTTGTGCCAGCCAATGCCGATTTAGAAACCCTCAAGGGCTACCAGCTAGTGCTTATGCCAATGGCCCACATGCTCACTGAATCAGAAGAAAAAACCTTCACCGATTACGCAACCGGCGGTGGCAACTTGGTGGTGGGTTACTTCTCGAACATTACCGATCGAACCCTCAGGGTGAAGCTCGGCGGTTATGGCGGCAACCTAGTGAAGGACGTCATCGGGGTCTATGTCGAGGAGTACTACCCGCTTCGCGAAGCAAGCATCAAACTCTCCAATGGCTTCACCGCGAAGCTTTGGAGCGAGCTCTCGAGGCTAAACGGCGCCGAAGCCATTGCCACCTTCGAAGGTGGCGATGCCAAGGGCTCAGTGGCTTTGGCCAAGCGAGACCTTGGATCTTCGACCGCCTGGTATCAAGGCACCGAGCTGGAAGATGATTCGCAGCGCAAGTTCTTTAGCGGAATCTGCAAGGAACTTGGCATTGAAAGTGTTGGTGGAGAGCACCTGGAGATCACTAAGCGTGGACCCTTTACCTTTGAGATTGATAACGCTAAGAACACCTTCAAGGTGACGAGGGACTAGCCGCTAGGAATCTTGCATCCGGGGCAGTTTTGGTTAAGTGGCCCTAACTTATTGCTCCCTAATCGGGTTTTTTATGATTTCTAATCGGGTTATTTATGAATTAGTAGATGGGGCTGGTTGCATGTACGGCCTTGAGCAAGGCCAGGATTCTGGGCTAACTAAAGAAACCCTAGATTCTAGAATCTAGGGTTTCAGTTTAGGTTTTTTACTGCTTATTATCTGTGCGGGTAGAGGGACTTGAACCCCCACGCCTCTCGGCGCCAGAACCTAAATCTGGTGCGTCTGCCAATTTCGCCATACCCGCATTGGAACTTTGATAGCTTAGCGGTTTTTGCCCTGTGGATAACTCAAAGCAGCAATTCTGAAGATTTGGCAGAGTTCCGCTATGCAGAACTTAGAAAACGTGCTTCAGCGCACCAGGGCGCTCATTAGAACCAGCGGCATGGCGCCGCAGGGCGCCACTGCCGTTGCTATCGATGAGCTCTCAGAGAGCTCAGTCTCGGCGCTGGATGAACTATTACTTCAGCAAGACGCGATGCGAGAACTCTCGGGACTTGGGGTATTGCAGCCTTATTTGGATAATCCCAAAATTGAGGAAATTTGGATCAATAGGCCAAACGAATTGCACTTTTACGATTTCTCCGGACACCAGGTTGTCAATCTAGAGCTCAGCGCCCAAACGGTCCGTAATCTGACCTATCGAATGCTCAAATCATCGGGCCGCCGAATTGATCGGCTCACCCCTTTTGTTGATGCCGCATTGGCCGATGGGTCACGCTTACACGTGGTGATACCCGAGGTCACCAAAGAGTTTTGGTCGATAAACATTAGGAAATTTCGCAAGAGCCATCGCACCCTCTCAGACTTAGTTGCCTCCGGCACCATCACCTTGGAGCAGCAAGAAGTTTTAGCCAATGCCATCAAGGATCAAAAGAGCCTGTTGATTGCCGGTGCCACCCAGGCCGGCAAGACCACCCTGATGACGGCATTGCTAAATGAAATGCCCGCTGATGAGCGACTAGTTTCTTGCGAGGACACCTTTGAGCTATCGGTTACTCATAACGACTGGGTGGCTATGCAAACTAGGCCCGCTTCCCCGGAGGGGGCTCCCGAGATCAGCCTTCGTGAATTAGTTCGTCAAGCACTTCGCATGCGCCCCTCACGTCTTGTGATCGGCGAGGTGCGAGGGCCGGAGGCGTTGGACATGTTGGTGGCGCTGAATTCGGGCATTCCGGGCCTGTGCACCATTCACGCCTCAAGCGCCAAGGCGGCAATTAGAAAGCTTTTGACCCTGCCGCTTTTAGCGGGAGACAACATCACCGATGCTTTTTTGCGCCCAACCATAACCTCGGCTTTTGATTTGGCCATTTTTTGCAAACGTGAAGCCGATGGCACAAGAAAAGTGACAGAGATTATTGAGGTGACAAGTGAAGTTCTGGACTGAGCTGGTTGAATCGGCAGGTCTTTTTCGGCAACGAAAAGAGCTAGCTCTTCTGGTTCTCGCGCTGCCATTGCTATTTGGATTAGTCCTGTTTTTGATAACCGGTGTCCCGGGGCTTGCGGTTTGCTTGGCGCTTTTAGCGCTGGGGGCGGAAGTGGAGATTTTGCGCCTCAGGGCCAATTCGCGAAGCGCCGCCTTGGATAAAGTTTGGCCGGCTGTTTTTGACTCTTTTCAAAATGCCGCTGCGGCCGGCATTGGTCTCGAGGAGCAGCTTGAGTATCTAGCTCAAAAAGGGCCATTAATCCTTAGGCAATATTTTCAAGAGTTCGCAGTGCTTTTAGATAAGGGGGTATCCCTAGATCTGGCTAGTAATCATTTTCGAGCTCGGACCGGGCATCGCCAGGCCGATTATTTGACTCTAATGCTCGAGCTATCAAGCGAACTGGGTGGTCGCTCGATGGCAAGTAACTGGGAAAGGGCTGCCAACGAAATTAGGTCTGAGCAAGCGGTTTTGGGTCAGGTGCTCGCCAAGCAGGGCTGGGTATCCGGTAGCGCCAAAGTAGCGCTTCTGGCACCCTGGTTGATTGCTTTGGTATTAATTCAAGTGCCACAAAATAAGGTCGCCTTTGCCTCGGAGCTGGGGGCCGTGATCCTTGTTCTGGGTCTCGGGCTGAGTCTGGTGGCGTATTCGCTTGTGAATCGAATGGGCAAGCTTCCGATGCCAGGGAGGCTCTTCTATGCCAATTAGCAATCGAATCATGGCTCAGCATCTTGCGCCTGAGATCAAGGGAAAATTTGACCCAGAGCTTATTCGAGCAAGGTTCAAATCCCTTTTCAATAAAAAACCCCTAGGACAACTGGCCTTGGAAATTCCGGATGTTTTGCAGGCACTCGGGTTGCTGCTGAAAAATGGTCTGCCGGTCGGGGTGGCTCTGAGCTGGTTGTCCCCGAGGCTCTCGGGGGTTTTGGGGCAAGAGCTAAAAGCACTTGTGGCAAATCTTGAGCTTGGTGCTGATTTAGCCCAGGAAATTAGAGATCTAGCGGATCGCTCGCCGGATCCCGGGGTGATTGAGTTGGCCGAAAAACTTGTCAGCGCGATTGAGCGCGGGGCGCCAATTTCAAACCAAGTCATGCAGTTGGCCGAGTCTCAGCGGCAGCTATTGGCCAGAAATCTTTTACGAAGGGCGGGATCAAACGAAACCAAGATGCTGATTCCAACAATCTTTTTAATCTTGCCGGTGACCGTTTTGTTCGCGGTGTTTCCATCGGTTTTAGTGCTCCAAACCCAAATCTAAGAAAGGAAGAACAAATGAATAAGCTCAAAGAAGATAACGGGGATGTTCCCGGCTGGGTACTAATCACATTAATGACTGCCGGTTTGGTTGTTCTGATCTGGGCCTTTGCTGGCCCTGCACTGCAGGGGGTATTTGATCAGGCACTCAGCCGAGTGGTTTCGTTTTGAAAGATCAAGGGAATGCGATTTTGGCCACCGTGATTAATTTGACCCTCACCACGATGATCTCACTCTCGGTGATAACGCTAAGTTTTTCGGCCTATCACACTCTCTTGATTCGGGATGCTGCGGTCAAGGCTGCGAGCAGTTCGGCACTAGCCGAAACTCCGGGACAGCAAAAATATTTACTGAAGCTCTTAAAGCAATCCTTACCAATGCTTTCCAACTACCAGGTGCAGGAATTTGGCGATGATCGGTTTATCGGTTATCGAGTCAGGGCATTAGTGCCCGGGCTCGGTTTCATTAGTGAGCTTTTGCCAATAGAGGTGCAGGCCGTTGCGGCCCGCGAGATCATCTAGCGATCGGGGCTCCACCCTCATCGAAACGTTGCTGTGGAGCGCGCTCTTGCTGGCTCCGATTGGCCCGTCCTTCTTTTTATACCAACAGGTTTCCGATCAATTGGCGGCCGAATCCATTGCCATGCAGGGTCTAAGGGCTGCCATGTTGCAGCCCGAAGCCGGTTGGCAAGAGGAACTGGGTAGGCACTTGCCATTGCTAGCGCAGAGTTGGGGCAAGAGTTTGGGGTTGGCTGATTTGAGCTGTGGTGAATGTGGCCCTGGAGATCTTGTCACCCTGGAAGTGCGGGTGGGTGACGCGGTGGCGATTCAAACCGCGGGGATTGAGCCGGAGTGAGATCCGATAAAGGAACCATAGCGCCTTATATTGCAGGGCTATTGGCTCTGATGTTATTTACGATTCTTGGGTCAGTAACCGTTGGCACCAGCTTGATCGCAGCTAATCGTATTCAGGCAGTTGCCGATGCTGCGATTGTCTATGGTCACGATAGGGCTCATAAAAAAGGCATTCCCAACGAGTCGAAGCTTCGCGTAGAGATTGCTATTTTCATGCAGGCTGCACCCAGCGCCAAGCGGCTAACTGCTCTGAGCTATCGGGCAGAGATTACTGGCGAGTATTCGAATTTGGAAGTGTGTGCGAGGTTTGTGAACCCAATCGGCATCGGGGTGAATTCGGGTTTGATCTGCAGAAGCTCAAAGGCCAAGAGCTTTTTAATTCCCTGAAGCCTTTTTATGCGGTGCGTACTTAGGTAGGTAGCGCCAAAAAAGATACGCTCCTAAAAAGTTCAACAGCCCAGCCGACGCCATCGCCCCTGAAAGCCCTATGAATGCGGTTAGTAACGAGATCAGCCCGGGGGAGACCACGACACCGCCGGAGACCATGAACCTAAACGCCGCTAAGAATTCACTCCGCGAACCAGTTGGTGCAAGATCCGCCCCCAGCACCATGTTGATTCCGGCCGATAGCGCATTGGCCAAGGCTGTGACCGAGGCCAGAACCCAAAAGCTAGCCAGGTCGGTGACCATGAAGGTGAATAGGTAAACGGTGCCCAAGGTTAGAAGTGTGGGGACCGAGGACCAAAACTTGCCGTATTTATCCATGATGATGCCCGATAGGTAAAAGAGCGTGAAGTCGATAAAGCCGGTTATGCCAAAAATAAAGGATGCCGTCGCAGGGTCGATCCCAAGCTGAATCGCCAGAAGCGGCAGGCCAATCAACCGGATGGTTCTTCCGGCAGACAAGATCGCCACTGCCACCCCCAGGGTGGCCAGTTTGGGCGACTCTCTTTTGGCAACGGCCCAGATATTGCCGTTTTGTCCGGATTGAGCGGGGGCTAGGGTTCGCTTCGGTGCGCCAAATACCGTTGCAGCGGTTGCTAAGCAAATCAACGAAGCGGCCAG is a genomic window of Candidatus Aquiluna sp. UB-MaderosW2red containing:
- a CDS encoding alpha-galactosidase; the encoded protein is MPEQDFHHLRQDGVSLLLDLSGQTVQLMHYGKALGQIESIKDWQLSQQEPVAHGELDEPIWPGLYRENSRGNIGRPALLGHRSGLDWSPKFLLINVDKAETFLTAVSQDAQAGLEITSKFEFVGAGVLEISQTLKNIGAADYSLDDLSVILPLPDQVSESMDFAGRWVKERQPQRRQIQPGMQVREVREGRSSHDYTIIQMAMTKGANYQQGEIWSLGLMFSGNSRHFIERQQSGRSFIAAGELLLPGEVILKPGESYAAPSVAASYSANGFDELTNRHYDWLRSRPNHPKRARPLTLNVWEAVYFDHNLEKLSELADVAKEIGVERFVLDDGWFGSRRNDTLGLGDWVVSSEVWPNGLGPLIEKVKSCGMEFGLWFEGEMVNPDSDVYRAHPDWILKIGDRVPPLGRLQHVLDITNPDAYQHVLNQTDAVLKQYEISYIKWDHNKFLIEPGHQGKAAVRNQTLAIYRLFDELKARHPGLEIESCSSGGGRVDLGMVGHADRFWTSDCNDALERQYIQRYTQFAIPPELLGSHIGPTHSHTTGRIHDLSFRAITALFGHAGLEWDLTETTAEELKVLKTWASYYKANRELLHTGKMVRVDQQDDAVFVHGVVSKDKTRAIFAWVTLSGQAGSRPNAIRFEGLENDKNYRLKAVYPAGEPRWQQRAAPSWLLGVTLSGAALSGTGVRAPIVYPEQALLIEIEAI
- a CDS encoding type II secretion system F family protein, with amino-acid sequence MPISNRIMAQHLAPEIKGKFDPELIRARFKSLFNKKPLGQLALEIPDVLQALGLLLKNGLPVGVALSWLSPRLSGVLGQELKALVANLELGADLAQEIRDLADRSPDPGVIELAEKLVSAIERGAPISNQVMQLAESQRQLLARNLLRRAGSNETKMLIPTIFLILPVTVLFAVFPSVLVLQTQI
- a CDS encoding beta-galactosidase, giving the protein MLDHSKLYFGGDYNPEQWPKEVWAEDIALMQKANVNLVSLGIFSWAKIEQSEGVYTFDWLDEIMDLLDQGGIAVDMATATASPPAWLTLKYPSVLPINFDGVQLSHGGRQQYCAASSIYREKAAALVEQIAKRYAKHPAIKMWHVNNEYGCHAPYCYCDESRKSFVNWLKNHYASIEELNTSWGTDFWSQRYYSWEEIVVPKRTPDGTHPNPGQQIDFKRFSNDVTLELFKMERDIIKKYDPIKPVTTNFMSMKFTYAMDYFAWAKEVDFVSTDHYLAQHDIENHIDLAQMADLTRAFAKGKQWLLMEHSSSAVNWQPKNYAKIPGQEIRNSLSFVSRGSQGSMYFQWRQSQAGSERMHSSMLPHAGEDTRVFREVAELGAILAAHPEISSYETDKAAVAMVFDYEQIWAMMQANMPTDDLSYPDTVASWYRALYKEGIKVDFVPANADLETLKGYQLVLMPMAHMLTESEEKTFTDYATGGGNLVVGYFSNITDRTLRVKLGGYGGNLVKDVIGVYVEEYYPLREASIKLSNGFTAKLWSELSRLNGAEAIATFEGGDAKGSVALAKRDLGSSTAWYQGTELEDDSQRKFFSGICKELGIESVGGEHLEITKRGPFTFEIDNAKNTFKVTRD
- a CDS encoding CpaF family protein encodes the protein MQNLENVLQRTRALIRTSGMAPQGATAVAIDELSESSVSALDELLLQQDAMRELSGLGVLQPYLDNPKIEEIWINRPNELHFYDFSGHQVVNLELSAQTVRNLTYRMLKSSGRRIDRLTPFVDAALADGSRLHVVIPEVTKEFWSINIRKFRKSHRTLSDLVASGTITLEQQEVLANAIKDQKSLLIAGATQAGKTTLMTALLNEMPADERLVSCEDTFELSVTHNDWVAMQTRPASPEGAPEISLRELVRQALRMRPSRLVIGEVRGPEALDMLVALNSGIPGLCTIHASSAKAAIRKLLTLPLLAGDNITDAFLRPTITSAFDLAIFCKREADGTRKVTEIIEVTSEVLD